The following proteins are co-located in the Paludibaculum fermentans genome:
- a CDS encoding alpha-ketoacid dehydrogenase subunit alpha/beta has protein sequence MATTDSTAVSVRQNVDRYHGLDRDQLQSAFRLMQTARRLDDREVMLKRQNRIYFQISGAGHEAIQTATALALRPGYDWFHLYYRDRALALALGVTPEMMLLQSVGAAADTASGGRQMPSHWSSPELHIFTGSSPTGTQFLHAVGCAEAGRFLHPESDELTLVTTGEGATSEGEFWESLNAVCLNRLPVLYVIEDNGYAISVPVEKQTPGGNLSRLVSGFPGLLRIECDGNDYLASYAAVKQAAEYIRAGHGPAMVHAHCTRPYSHSLSDDERLYKTKAEREAEAACDPIINFPRFLISENLMEEVTYKRICHEVDLEIAEITERVLKAEPPAKSSACLYLYSPDIDPTGDQFDKDPHCAGEPRTMVDEINLTLAEEMARNPNIVLFGEDVADCSREENLREVKGKGGVFKATFGLQAKFGSRRVFNTPIAEAAILGRSIGMSSRGMKPVCEIQFFDYIWPAMMQIRDEMANVRWRSYNGWKCPAVIRVAIGGYLNGGAVYHSQCGEVAFTHIPGLRVVFPSNALDACGLLRTAIRCDDPVLFLEHKRLYREPYNRSPHPGPDFTIPFGKARVVKPGHHLTILTYGMTVQKSLLASTFIEQKHPEKSVEVIDLRSLAPYDWEAIRQSVEKTNRVLIVHEDCLSFGYGAEIAARIAGELFEHLDAPVGRVAALDTWVGYHPDLEDEILPQTEDIQREAERLLAY, from the coding sequence ATGGCGACCACCGACAGCACGGCTGTGTCCGTTCGGCAGAACGTAGACCGCTATCACGGTCTGGACCGCGATCAGCTGCAAAGTGCTTTCCGTCTGATGCAGACCGCCCGCCGCCTCGACGACCGCGAGGTGATGCTCAAGCGCCAGAACCGTATCTACTTTCAAATCAGCGGCGCGGGCCACGAGGCCATTCAGACGGCCACCGCTTTGGCGCTCCGGCCCGGCTACGACTGGTTCCATCTTTACTATCGCGATCGAGCCCTGGCGCTGGCCCTCGGTGTCACCCCCGAGATGATGCTGCTCCAAAGCGTGGGCGCGGCGGCCGATACCGCCTCGGGCGGCCGGCAGATGCCCTCCCACTGGAGCTCGCCGGAACTCCACATCTTCACCGGCTCCTCGCCTACGGGCACCCAGTTCCTGCACGCCGTCGGTTGCGCCGAGGCCGGCCGATTCCTGCACCCCGAATCCGATGAGTTGACCCTGGTCACCACCGGAGAGGGCGCCACCAGCGAAGGCGAGTTCTGGGAGTCGCTCAACGCCGTCTGCCTGAACCGCCTCCCTGTCCTATATGTCATTGAGGACAACGGCTACGCCATCTCCGTGCCGGTGGAAAAACAGACTCCCGGCGGCAACCTCTCCCGCCTGGTCTCAGGTTTCCCTGGACTACTTCGTATCGAATGCGACGGCAACGACTATCTCGCCTCATACGCGGCCGTCAAACAAGCGGCTGAGTACATTCGGGCCGGCCATGGACCCGCCATGGTCCATGCCCACTGCACCCGTCCCTATTCGCACTCCCTTTCCGACGACGAACGACTTTATAAGACCAAGGCCGAGCGTGAGGCCGAAGCCGCCTGCGACCCCATCATCAATTTCCCGCGATTCCTCATCTCCGAAAACCTGATGGAGGAAGTCACCTATAAGCGGATCTGCCATGAAGTGGACCTTGAGATCGCCGAGATCACTGAGCGCGTCCTGAAGGCCGAACCGCCCGCCAAGTCCTCCGCCTGCCTCTATTTGTACTCGCCCGACATCGATCCCACCGGCGATCAGTTCGACAAGGACCCTCACTGCGCCGGAGAGCCGCGCACCATGGTCGACGAGATCAACCTCACCCTGGCCGAAGAGATGGCCCGCAACCCCAACATCGTCCTGTTCGGTGAGGACGTGGCCGATTGCAGCCGCGAAGAGAACTTGCGCGAAGTGAAGGGCAAGGGCGGAGTATTCAAAGCCACCTTCGGGCTGCAGGCCAAGTTTGGGTCTCGCCGAGTCTTCAATACCCCCATCGCCGAAGCGGCCATCCTGGGCCGTTCCATCGGCATGTCCTCGCGGGGCATGAAACCGGTCTGCGAGATTCAATTCTTTGATTACATCTGGCCCGCCATGATGCAGATTCGGGACGAGATGGCCAATGTGCGCTGGCGCTCATACAACGGCTGGAAGTGCCCGGCCGTCATCCGCGTCGCCATCGGCGGCTACCTCAACGGCGGAGCCGTTTATCACAGCCAGTGCGGCGAAGTGGCCTTCACCCACATCCCGGGTCTCCGGGTGGTGTTTCCGTCCAATGCCCTGGACGCCTGCGGCCTGCTGCGCACCGCCATCCGCTGCGACGATCCCGTTCTGTTTCTTGAGCATAAGCGCCTATACCGCGAGCCTTACAATAGGTCTCCACACCCCGGCCCCGACTTCACCATCCCCTTCGGCAAAGCGCGCGTGGTCAAGCCCGGCCACCACCTGACCATCCTGACCTACGGCATGACCGTCCAGAAGTCGCTGCTCGCCTCCACGTTCATTGAGCAGAAGCATCCCGAGAAGTCGGTCGAGGTCATCGACTTACGCTCTCTGGCGCCATACGACTGGGAAGCCATCCGCCAGTCGGTGGAGAAGACCAACCGCGTACTGATTGTGCACGAGGACTGCCTCAGCTTCGGCTACGGCGCGGAGATCGCCGCCCGCATTGCCGGTGAGCTGTTTGAGCACCTGGATGCCCCTGTCGGCCGTGTCGCCGCCCTGGACACCTGGGTCGGCTATCATCCTGACCTGGAAGACGAAATCCTGCCCCAGACGGAAGATATCCAACGCGAAGCTGAGCGCCTGCTAGCCTACTGA
- a CDS encoding alpha-L-fucosidase → MTARSCLLSLCLLSSSLAAAEPKRPSAQAVQQWQDRKFGLFIHWGLYAIPGGIWQGKPVTRGYSEQIQGEGKIARDEYAQLTTQFNPQKWDPEAVARLAKAAGMKFIVITSKHHDGFSMFGTRQSKFNVVDATPYGKDVVKGLAEACRRNGLKFGVYYSTIDWHDERATPSDGGRNNNEIPKAHEDFNVAQLKELMSNYGPMSEIWFDMGKPTPEQSKRFTDTVHALQPDCMVSGRVFNHQGDFTVMGDNHIPPYVIDEPWQTPASIYHETWGYRSWQKREDLPGKINEHIIKLVEVTSRGGNYLLNIGPMGDGSVVEFEQKVLEGIGAWVKVNGEAIYGAGPQPFREVAFGQVTVKPGRMYLMVRQWPADGKLELPGLKTKLRKAYFLTDSGKTPLILDNGSPVKSVTVTKRLETAPVTVIVAEYDGALTVIPPTLQPAASGALTLTSKQADSFYNYNGRGYYERPSVYKMEWHFTSKPGKYRLTVAPTNAGMAVTIDGKPAGEQVELMAGEYHTLAITPPKPFVKGDRLATVVESVRLTPQ, encoded by the coding sequence ATGACCGCCCGAAGCTGTTTACTGAGTCTCTGTCTCCTCTCTTCTTCCCTGGCCGCAGCCGAACCGAAGCGTCCCTCGGCGCAAGCGGTCCAGCAATGGCAGGACCGCAAGTTCGGCCTGTTCATCCACTGGGGTCTCTACGCCATCCCGGGCGGAATCTGGCAGGGCAAGCCGGTCACCAGGGGCTATAGTGAACAGATCCAGGGCGAGGGCAAGATTGCCCGGGACGAGTACGCGCAGCTCACCACCCAGTTCAATCCGCAGAAGTGGGATCCAGAGGCGGTAGCACGCTTGGCCAAAGCGGCCGGGATGAAATTCATCGTGATCACCTCGAAACATCACGACGGCTTCAGCATGTTCGGCACCAGGCAAAGCAAGTTCAATGTCGTGGATGCGACGCCTTACGGTAAAGACGTCGTGAAGGGATTGGCCGAGGCCTGCCGCCGCAACGGCCTGAAGTTTGGCGTCTACTACTCGACCATCGACTGGCACGATGAGCGGGCCACCCCGTCGGACGGCGGGCGAAACAATAACGAGATTCCAAAGGCTCACGAGGACTTCAACGTCGCCCAGTTGAAGGAGCTGATGTCGAACTACGGGCCGATGTCGGAGATCTGGTTCGACATGGGTAAGCCGACGCCCGAGCAGAGCAAGCGGTTCACCGACACGGTTCACGCCCTGCAGCCCGACTGCATGGTGAGCGGCCGGGTGTTCAACCACCAGGGTGACTTCACGGTGATGGGCGACAACCACATCCCGCCGTATGTGATTGATGAGCCGTGGCAGACACCGGCCTCGATCTACCATGAGACCTGGGGCTACCGGTCGTGGCAGAAGCGCGAGGACCTGCCGGGCAAGATCAATGAACACATCATCAAGCTGGTGGAAGTGACGAGCCGGGGCGGCAACTACCTGCTGAACATCGGGCCCATGGGCGACGGCAGCGTGGTGGAATTCGAGCAAAAGGTGCTGGAAGGCATTGGAGCCTGGGTGAAGGTGAATGGCGAGGCGATCTACGGCGCGGGTCCGCAGCCGTTCCGGGAAGTAGCGTTCGGCCAGGTGACGGTGAAGCCCGGCCGGATGTACCTGATGGTCCGCCAGTGGCCGGCTGACGGAAAGCTGGAGTTGCCGGGCCTGAAGACGAAACTCAGGAAAGCTTACTTCCTGACGGACTCCGGAAAGACGCCGCTGATCCTGGATAACGGCAGCCCGGTGAAGAGTGTCACGGTGACGAAGCGGCTGGAAACGGCTCCGGTGACGGTGATTGTGGCCGAATATGACGGCGCATTGACGGTGATCCCGCCGACGCTGCAACCCGCGGCCAGTGGGGCATTGACGCTGACGTCGAAGCAGGCGGATTCCTTCTACAACTACAACGGGCGTGGCTACTATGAGCGGCCTTCGGTGTACAAGATGGAGTGGCATTTCACGTCCAAGCCGGGCAAGTACCGGCTGACGGTGGCTCCGACGAACGCCGGGATGGCGGTGACGATTGATGGCAAACCCGCCGGCGAACAGGTGGAGTTGATGGCCGGTGAGTATCACACCTTGGCCATTACCCCGCCCAAGCCTTTTGTAAAGGGTGACCGGCTGGCGACGGTCGTTGAGAGCGTCCGGCTGACGCCTCAGTAG
- the serS gene encoding serine--tRNA ligase — MHDLASFRANLDVVAARLADRGYKLDVEEFRQIDTQRRAALTESEQLKAQRNSESMEIGKLKKAGQDTSELQAKVRAMGERSAQLEEQVKAIDEDFRQRLSSIPNLPHESVPVGASADDNVEVKSWGTPTKFEFEPKAHWDLGTALGVLDFERAAKITGARFAIYMGAGAKLERALINFMLDLHTREHGYTEVLPPFMVNSASLFGTGQLPKFADDLFKLENSDFWLIPTAEVPVTNIYRDETLEGDQLPIRYCAFTPCFRAEAGSHGRDVRGIIRQHQFQKVELVNFARPDQSHAELENLTASAEQVLEKLGLPYRRMLLCTGDMGFSSAKTYDLEVWMPGQNAYREISSCSNFESFQARRAGIRCKMAKGKSEFAHTLNGSGLAVGRTWVAIVENYQQADGSVVLPEALQPYMNAERIGTNGVLA, encoded by the coding sequence ATGCATGATTTAGCATCATTCCGGGCCAACCTGGACGTTGTCGCCGCGCGGTTGGCGGACCGGGGCTACAAACTGGACGTCGAAGAGTTTCGCCAGATCGACACGCAGCGGCGCGCGGCACTGACGGAATCGGAGCAGCTCAAGGCGCAGCGCAACTCCGAGAGCATGGAGATCGGCAAGCTGAAGAAAGCCGGACAGGACACGTCTGAATTGCAGGCGAAGGTCCGCGCCATGGGCGAGCGGAGCGCTCAGCTCGAGGAGCAGGTGAAGGCGATCGACGAGGATTTCCGGCAACGGTTATCCAGCATCCCGAACCTGCCGCACGAGAGCGTGCCGGTGGGCGCCAGCGCCGACGATAACGTCGAGGTGAAGAGCTGGGGTACGCCGACAAAGTTCGAATTCGAACCCAAGGCCCACTGGGATTTGGGGACGGCGCTGGGGGTCCTGGATTTCGAGCGGGCGGCCAAGATCACGGGCGCACGGTTTGCGATCTATATGGGCGCCGGCGCGAAATTAGAGCGGGCGCTGATCAACTTCATGCTGGACCTGCATACTAGGGAGCATGGGTACACCGAAGTACTGCCGCCATTCATGGTGAACTCGGCCAGCCTGTTTGGTACGGGCCAGTTGCCGAAGTTCGCCGACGATCTGTTCAAACTGGAGAACTCGGACTTCTGGTTGATTCCGACGGCGGAAGTCCCGGTGACCAACATCTACCGGGACGAGACGCTGGAGGGAGACCAACTCCCCATCCGGTACTGTGCGTTTACACCCTGTTTCCGGGCGGAAGCCGGCAGCCACGGACGCGACGTGCGGGGCATCATCCGCCAGCATCAGTTCCAAAAGGTAGAGTTGGTCAACTTCGCACGGCCGGATCAAAGCCACGCGGAGCTGGAGAACCTGACCGCCAGCGCCGAGCAAGTTCTGGAAAAGCTGGGGCTGCCCTACCGCCGCATGCTGCTGTGCACTGGAGACATGGGCTTCTCATCGGCGAAGACTTATGACCTGGAAGTCTGGATGCCGGGCCAGAACGCATACCGTGAAATCTCATCCTGTTCGAACTTCGAAAGCTTCCAGGCCCGGCGCGCCGGCATCCGCTGCAAGATGGCGAAGGGGAAGAGCGAATTCGCCCATACGCTGAACGGCAGCGGCCTGGCCGTGGGCCGGACCTGGGTGGCGATCGTCGAGAACTACCAGCAGGCCGATGGCAGCGTGGTGCTGCCGGAAGCGCTGCAACCGTACATGAATGCCGAGAGAATTGGGACAAATGGGGTACTCGCGTAG